GAAGGACTCGCCAAAGCGAATTCGATAAAATCTAACACAGAGTATGGGCGAAAGCACTGCACCCTTCGGGGAGAACGCAAAGAAGCGACCTGCAAGCAAAAAAATCTTTGAATTGACTATGGCCAGTCCTACAGATTTTTTCACTCACATCTCACTCCTTTGCGTGCTCTCAGAAGTTAAGGTATTTACCTGCTGGAGTAATAACAGTGCATCCCGATAGATCGGTTCATCTATGAAGCCGTATTTCTCATCCATGAAGCCATTGATGTCTCTGGCGGCATTTTCCTCGAAAACCGTTTTGATGTGCTGTGCCTTGTCGATTTCATATTCATTAATTTTAAATACCTCATTGGCGATCTTGACCTGTTTGGGTCCCATACATGCCTTGCTTTCAAAGCCCATCTCCTTCTCATGTTCGCACCATTCCCTGAAGGTCTCGGTGTCGTTGTACTCCTGGAACATGAAAGAGATGGGGTGTATGCCTGCCGTCTTCGCATCGATGAGGAATCTGGAGAGGATGTAGTCGACGGTCGGATTGCCGAGTGCCACGATGGACTGGGGCAGTCCCAGAGAAGCGAGCAGGTCGAGTATACCGAGGTTGGCGGTCGTGAGCCGCTCGTCGATACGCAGGGTACTCAGCTTTTCAAATGCCTCTTTGGTCTCCAGAGAGATATGTAGCTCCTTGTCGTCAGCGAGTAGGGTGAGTGCCTGTGCGATCTCTGTCTGGTTCTTCACTTTGGCAACACGTACGGCATCGAAGCCGAAGTCGTTCAGAAAGGCTATCTCTTCGGCTCCGCCTTCATTGAGAGGGTTGGTCCGTACGATGATGAAACTGTCGCTGTGTTCCATATACGAAAGGAAAAGTGCGATGTTCTGTAGTGCCTCTTTCTTCCGGCTGGGAGCGATGGCATCCTCGAGATTGAGGGTGATCATATCGGCAGGGTTCTCATCCATACGGTTGAGGTGTTTGAGGTTGAGGGGGTTGAGCATCATGTTCGATCGTCTGCGTGTATGGCTGCAGGGGACTTTCTTCTTGCTTCCAAAGGTTTTGGGAATGTTTTCAAGGCTTTCAAATATCATAGGGTTATCATAGCGAAAAGTTGCTCAAGGGGTAGTGTGGAGGGGTAAATGGATTTCTGGAGATCGGGGGTTTTTTGTAGTTTGGTTTGATTCATTCCCACGTTGTAAGCTATGTCTCTTGGCTATACAACGTGGGAACGAGGAAGTTTTCTATAACTAGTATGTCAAATTATGTTCTTCTATATAAATATTTCTCTCCAAGTACTTGTTAGCTTTCTTTTATATCACTACATTTTGTAATATT
The sequence above is drawn from the Sulfurovum riftiae genome and encodes:
- a CDS encoding HpcH/HpaI aldolase/citrate lyase family protein, with the translated sequence MIFESLENIPKTFGSKKKVPCSHTRRRSNMMLNPLNLKHLNRMDENPADMITLNLEDAIAPSRKKEALQNIALFLSYMEHSDSFIIVRTNPLNEGGAEEIAFLNDFGFDAVRVAKVKNQTEIAQALTLLADDKELHISLETKEAFEKLSTLRIDERLTTANLGILDLLASLGLPQSIVALGNPTVDYILSRFLIDAKTAGIHPISFMFQEYNDTETFREWCEHEKEMGFESKACMGPKQVKIANEVFKINEYEIDKAQHIKTVFEENAARDINGFMDEKYGFIDEPIYRDALLLLQQVNTLTSESTQRSEM